A section of the Ciona intestinalis chromosome 4, KH, whole genome shotgun sequence genome encodes:
- the LOC100176567 gene encoding ARL14 effector protein-like isoform X3 — protein sequence MSNEPVFENPKIKSLKFVNPGPALEDFNPEMSLRQERKLKRVLQNKKNKSAIYDNNGKLLSNGKDMCDCLNEQCPGCFYPCDSCGGTKCGKECRCSRNLHYNPY from the exons ATGTCCAATGAACCTGTATTCGAAAAC CCGAAgataaaaagtttgaaattcGTAAATCCGGGACCAGCCCTAGAAGATTTTAATCCAGAAATGAGCTTACGACAAGaaagaaagttaaaaagagttcttcaaaataaaaa aaATAAAAGCGCCATCTATGATAACAATGGGAAACTCCTTAGCAACGGGAAAGATATGTGCGATTGTCTCAATGAACAATGTCCAGGGTGCTTTTATCCATGTGACAGCTGTGGAGGTACAAAGTGTGGCAAGGAGTGTAGGTGTTCCCGGAA tttacacTACAATCCATATTag
- the LOC100176567 gene encoding ARL14 effector protein-like isoform X1 translates to MSNEPVFENPKIKSLKFVNPGPALEDFNPEMSLRQERKLKRVLQNKKNKSAIYDNNGKLLSNGKDMCDCLNEQCPGCFYPCDSCGGTKCGKECRCSRKWYYDSVEVEGGQSRYFNVKTQYQK, encoded by the exons ATGTCCAATGAACCTGTATTCGAAAAC CCGAAgataaaaagtttgaaattcGTAAATCCGGGACCAGCCCTAGAAGATTTTAATCCAGAAATGAGCTTACGACAAGaaagaaagttaaaaagagttcttcaaaataaaaa aaATAAAAGCGCCATCTATGATAACAATGGGAAACTCCTTAGCAACGGGAAAGATATGTGCGATTGTCTCAATGAACAATGTCCAGGGTGCTTTTATCCATGTGACAGCTGTGGAGGTACAAAGTGTGGCAAGGAGTGTAGGTGTTCCCGGAA ATGGTATTATGACAGTGTAGAAGTGGAGGGTGGCCAATCAAGATATTTCAATGTCAAAACTCAGTACCAAAAATAA
- the LOC100183694 gene encoding SPRY domain-containing protein 7-like, with protein MSAYTQCFYRCFGWSASSANNPITNHDQPKICLDTTKMGTDAVIVKNGKRICGTGGGLANAPIAQDKAYFQVKLQSTGIFGIGVGLETAELDRVPLGEDANSWVLRHDGFIRHNKKTVYETNIKFSEGDFIGVSYDHIELNFYVNGKNIGSPVLGIRGICFPLVIC; from the exons ATGTCTGCGTatacacaatgtttttatCGTTGTTTTGGTTGGTCGGCAAGTTCTGCAAATAACCCGATTACGAATCATGATCAaccaaaaatatgtttggACACAACAAAAATGG GTACTGATGCTGTAATTGTCAAAAATGGAAAACGAATATGCGGTACTGGTGGAGGCCTTGCAAATGCACCTATAGCCCAAGACAAg GCATACTTTCAAGTCAAATTACAAAGTACTGGAATATTTGGGATTGGAGTTGGATTAGAAACTGCAGAGCTGGATAGAGTGCCTCTTGGTGAAGATGCAAACAGTTGGGTATTGCGACATGATGGATTTATCCGACATAACAAGAAAACtgtttatgaaacaaacatcAAATTTTCTGAAGGAGACTTCATT GGTGTGTCTTATGACCATATCGAGTTGAACTTCTATGTAAATGGGAAAAATATTGGTTCGCCTGTTTTAGGAATTCGTGGCATCTGTTTTCCCCTTGTTATATG TTGA
- the LOC100176567 gene encoding ARL14 effector protein-like isoform X2 yields the protein MSNEPVFENPKIKSLKFVNPGPALEDFNPEMSLRQERKLKRVLQNKKNKSAIYDNNGKLLSNGKDMCDCLNEQCPGCFYPCDSCGGTKCGKECRCSRKLRPCKEIKY from the exons ATGTCCAATGAACCTGTATTCGAAAAC CCGAAgataaaaagtttgaaattcGTAAATCCGGGACCAGCCCTAGAAGATTTTAATCCAGAAATGAGCTTACGACAAGaaagaaagttaaaaagagttcttcaaaataaaaa aaATAAAAGCGCCATCTATGATAACAATGGGAAACTCCTTAGCAACGGGAAAGATATGTGCGATTGTCTCAATGAACAATGTCCAGGGTGCTTTTATCCATGTGACAGCTGTGGAGGTACAAAGTGTGGCAAGGAGTGTAGGTGTTCCCGGAA attACGACCTTGCAAAGAAATCAAGTACTGA
- the LOC100181245 gene encoding glutaredoxin-like, with amino-acid sequence MGSQESLKKARTLIESEISKNKVQVFSKTYCPYCKMAKDALKAAGIDYNVMELDNRSDGSAIQDVLKEMTGARSVPRVFINGKCIGGGSETKALQVQGKLVQMVNAS; translated from the exons ATGGGAAGTCAAGAATCTTTGAAGAAAGCTCGTACACTGATTGAATCGGAAATCTCCAAGAACAAAGTTCAAGTGTTTTCCAAAACTTATTGCCCATATTGCAAGATGGCGAAGGATGCACTGAAAG CTGCTGGCATTGACTACAATGTAATGGAGCTGGACAACCGTAGTGATGGTTCAGCAATCCaagatgttttaaaagaaatgaCGGGAGCCAGATCTGTTCCAAGAGTTTTTATCAATGGGAAGTGTATTGGAGGTGGTTCAGAAACAAAAGCATTGCAAGTACAAGGCAAGCTGGTCCAGATGGTCAATGCAAGTTAA